In Oryza glaberrima chromosome 8, OglaRS2, whole genome shotgun sequence, the following are encoded in one genomic region:
- the LOC127781402 gene encoding flavonol 3-O-glucosyltransferase UGT89B1-like, which produces MSTNDGVPSRRRPHALVVPLPSRGHLLPLLDFAHRLSTRHGVALTVAVTASDLPLLSAFLASTPLAAALPIHLPDASLHENSHHALLAVHLSGIRAPLLSWARSRPDDAPTVVVSDFFLGWVQLLADDLRVPRVAFYGVGAFTVAALEHFWNGSLPLEQTSPVVLGPLPGSPSFPYEHVPSVVRSYVAGDPDWELVREGFLLNSRAWGAVVNSFDEIEGEFLEYLNRFFGHGRVWAVGPVADSGCRVEERSSEAEQLFSWLDTCPSRSVVYVCFGSMYKPPPAQAAALGAALEASGARFVWAVGADAAVVPEGLEERTAARGRVVRGWAPQMEILRHAAVGAFLTHCGWNSTLEGVAAGVPLLAWPMKADQFIDARLVVDLHGAGVRAADGAGAVPDPGALARVFADTADAGKLADVRAKTSELAAAAAAAVEEGGSSWIAMEKMANELETAYLESVDR; this is translated from the coding sequence ATGTCCACCAACGACGGCGTGccctcccggcggcggccgcatgCCCTCGTCGTCCCCTTGCCGTCGCGGGGCCACCTCCTGCCGCTCCTCGACTTCGCCCACCGCCTCTCCACCCGCCACGGCGTCgccctcaccgtcgccgtcacggCCTccgacctccccctcctctccgcctTCCTCGCATCcacccccctcgccgccgccctcccgatCCATCTCCCCGACGCCTCCCTCCACGAGAACTCACACCACGCGCTCCTCGCCGTCCATCTCTCCGGTatccgcgcgccgctcctctcctgGGCGCGGTCTCGCCCGGACGATGCCCccaccgtcgtcgtctccgactTCTTTCTTGGATGGGTGCAGctcctcgccgacgacctccgtgTTCCGCGCGTCGCGTTCTACGGCGTCGGCGCGTTCACCGTCGCCGCGCTCGAGCACTTCTGGAATGGCAGCCTGCCGCTGGAACAGACCAGTCCGGTCGTTCTTGGCCCTCTTCCCGGGTCCCCGTCTTTCCCGTACGAGCATGTCCCGTCGGTGGTGAGGAGCTACGTCGCCGGCGATCCGGACTGGGAGCTCGTGCGGGAAGGCTTCTTGCTCAACTCCAGAGCTTGGGGCGCCGTGGTGAATTCGTTTGACGAGATCGAGGGCGAGTTCTTGGAGTACCTGAACAGGTTCTTCGGCCATGGCCGCGTGTGGGCCGTCGGCCCGGTCGCCGACTCCGGCTGCCGGGTAGAGGAGAGGTCATCGGAAGCAGAGCAGCTGTTCTCCTGGCTCGACACGTGTCCCTCGCGTTCGGTGGTCTATGTCTGCTTCGGGAGCATGTacaagccgccgccggcccaggcggcggcgctgggcgccgcgctggaggcgagcggcgcgcggttCGTCTGGGCGGTGGGCGCGGACGCCGCCGTGGTGCCGGAGGGGCTGGAGGAGAGGACGGCCGCGCGTGGCCGCGTCGTGCGCGGCTGGGCGCCGCAGATGGAGATCCTCCGGCACGCCGCCGTGGGCGCGTTCCTGACGCACTGCGGCTGGAACTCGACGCTcgagggcgtcgccgccggggtGCCGCTCCTCGCCTGGCCGATGAAGGCCGACCAGTTCATCGACGCGCGGCTCGTGGTCGACCTGCACGGCGCCGGTGTGCGCGCCGCGGATGGCGCGGGCGCTGTGCCCGACCCGGGGGCGCTCGCGCGCGTGTTCGCCGACACCGCGGACGCCGGGAAGCTGGCGGATGTGAGGGCCAAGACCAGcgagctcgccgcggccgccgcggcggcggtggaggaaggTGGCAGCTCGTGGATCGCGATGGAGAAGATGGCGAATGAGCTGGAAACTGCATACCTCGAGTCGGTTGATCGGTGA